Proteins from one Esox lucius isolate fEsoLuc1 chromosome 19, fEsoLuc1.pri, whole genome shotgun sequence genomic window:
- the si:ch211-219a15.3 gene encoding complement C1q tumor necrosis factor-related protein 4 isoform X1 produces the protein MQTLRTVEGPSLIISWQLACLLGLLSFLGPVAPLHVSPMMTGLHSAFSATRTNSILGGNQKALTFDRLLVNAGSDFNPDTGHFRCRVPGAYYFSFTVGKYPKKMLSVILVKNGQEVQAVAYDDYRNKGRKVQSQSVMISLKAMDTVWLMLQDSPQYALYSSAGPYITFTGYLVYPDISATRHLSNHLSTPAQPYLNCPPPADPADGRGGAEVPRSAFSVARTSPFLGENGRQEKEPLAFDVEYVNIGGHFNMTSGRFDCRHPGAYYFAFTVGKHPRRALSVKLMTGQGDVQAMVFDEDTSRRREMQSQSLLLSLRVGDSVWLYSQQDERYAVYSNQGRYTTFSGFLVYPDVEQRSRPIAPRHHHQDRTRLGGL, from the exons ATGCAAACTCTGAGAACAG TTGAGGGGCCATCATTGATCATTTCCTGGCAACTGGCCTGTCTGTTGGGCCTGCTCAGCTTTTTGGGGCCGGTCGCACCCCTTCATGTGTCTCCCATGATGACAGGCCTTCACTCTGCCTTCTCAGCCACGCGAACCAACAGCATCCTGGGAGGCAACCAGAAGGCTCTGACCTTTGATAGGCTCCTAGTCAATGCAGGAAGTGACTTCAACCCGGACACGGGTCACTTCCGCTGCAGAGTCCCTGGGGCCTATTACTTCTCCTTCACCGTGGGGAAGTATCCCAAGAAGATGCTGTCCGTCATTCTGGTGAAGAACGGGCAGGAGGTGCAGGCTGTGGCCTACGACGACTACAGGAACAAAGGGCGTAAGGTCCAGAGTCAAAGTGTCATGATCAGCCTGAAAGCCATGGACACAGTGTGGCTGATGTTGCAGGACAGTCCTCAGTATGCTCTGTACAGCAGTGCGGGCCCTTACATCACCTTCACTGGATACCTGGTGTACCCTGACATCTCTGCCACCCGTCACCTCAGCAACCACCTATCCACACCGGCTCAGCCCTACCTAAACTGCCCCCCGCCTGCAGACCCCGCGGACGGCCGGGGTGGCGCCGAGGTGCCTCGCTCGGCCTTCTCCGTGGCCAGGACGTCCCCGTTTCTGGGGGAGAACGGGCGCCAGGAGAAGGAGCCCCTGGCGTTCGACGTGGAGTACGTCAACATAGGCGGGCACTTCAACATGACGTCCGGCCGCTTTGACTGCCGCCACCCGGGGGCCTACTATTTCGCCTTCACGGTGGGGAAGCACCCGCGCCGGGCCCTGTCGGTGAAGCTGATGACGGGCCAGGGCGACGTGCAGGCCATGGTGTTTGACGAGGACACGTCCAGGAGGAGGGAAATGCAGAGCCAGAGCCTCCTCCTGTCACTGCGTGTGGGCGACAGCGTGTGGCTCTACAGTCAGCAGGATGAGCGCTACGCCGTCTACAGCAACCAGGGGCGTTACACCACGTTCTCCGGGTTTCTGGTTTACCCAGACGTTGAGCAGCGTTCCAGGCCCATCGCCCCACGCCATCACCACCAGGACAGAACTCGTTTGGGAGGGCTCTGA
- the si:ch211-219a15.3 gene encoding complement C1q tumor necrosis factor-related protein 4 isoform X3 gives MQTLRTATRTNSILGGNQKALTFDRLLVNAGSDFNPDTGHFRCRVPGAYYFSFTVGKYPKKMLSVILVKNGQEVQAVAYDDYRNKGRKVQSQSVMISLKAMDTVWLMLQDSPQYALYSSAGPYITFTGYLVYPDISATRHLSNHLSTPAQPYLNCPPPADPADGRGGAEVPRSAFSVARTSPFLGENGRQEKEPLAFDVEYVNIGGHFNMTSGRFDCRHPGAYYFAFTVGKHPRRALSVKLMTGQGDVQAMVFDEDTSRRREMQSQSLLLSLRVGDSVWLYSQQDERYAVYSNQGRYTTFSGFLVYPDVEQRSRPIAPRHHHQDRTRLGGL, from the exons ATGCAAACTCTGAGAACAG CCACGCGAACCAACAGCATCCTGGGAGGCAACCAGAAGGCTCTGACCTTTGATAGGCTCCTAGTCAATGCAGGAAGTGACTTCAACCCGGACACGGGTCACTTCCGCTGCAGAGTCCCTGGGGCCTATTACTTCTCCTTCACCGTGGGGAAGTATCCCAAGAAGATGCTGTCCGTCATTCTGGTGAAGAACGGGCAGGAGGTGCAGGCTGTGGCCTACGACGACTACAGGAACAAAGGGCGTAAGGTCCAGAGTCAAAGTGTCATGATCAGCCTGAAAGCCATGGACACAGTGTGGCTGATGTTGCAGGACAGTCCTCAGTATGCTCTGTACAGCAGTGCGGGCCCTTACATCACCTTCACTGGATACCTGGTGTACCCTGACATCTCTGCCACCCGTCACCTCAGCAACCACCTATCCACACCGGCTCAGCCCTACCTAAACTGCCCCCCGCCTGCAGACCCCGCGGACGGCCGGGGTGGCGCCGAGGTGCCTCGCTCGGCCTTCTCCGTGGCCAGGACGTCCCCGTTTCTGGGGGAGAACGGGCGCCAGGAGAAGGAGCCCCTGGCGTTCGACGTGGAGTACGTCAACATAGGCGGGCACTTCAACATGACGTCCGGCCGCTTTGACTGCCGCCACCCGGGGGCCTACTATTTCGCCTTCACGGTGGGGAAGCACCCGCGCCGGGCCCTGTCGGTGAAGCTGATGACGGGCCAGGGCGACGTGCAGGCCATGGTGTTTGACGAGGACACGTCCAGGAGGAGGGAAATGCAGAGCCAGAGCCTCCTCCTGTCACTGCGTGTGGGCGACAGCGTGTGGCTCTACAGTCAGCAGGATGAGCGCTACGCCGTCTACAGCAACCAGGGGCGTTACACCACGTTCTCCGGGTTTCTGGTTTACCCAGACGTTGAGCAGCGTTCCAGGCCCATCGCCCCACGCCATCACCACCAGGACAGAACTCGTTTGGGAGGGCTCTGA
- the si:ch211-219a15.3 gene encoding complement C1q tumor necrosis factor-related protein 4 isoform X2, which yields MMTGLHSAFSATRTNSILGGNQKALTFDRLLVNAGSDFNPDTGHFRCRVPGAYYFSFTVGKYPKKMLSVILVKNGQEVQAVAYDDYRNKGRKVQSQSVMISLKAMDTVWLMLQDSPQYALYSSAGPYITFTGYLVYPDISATRHLSNHLSTPAQPYLNCPPPADPADGRGGAEVPRSAFSVARTSPFLGENGRQEKEPLAFDVEYVNIGGHFNMTSGRFDCRHPGAYYFAFTVGKHPRRALSVKLMTGQGDVQAMVFDEDTSRRREMQSQSLLLSLRVGDSVWLYSQQDERYAVYSNQGRYTTFSGFLVYPDVEQRSRPIAPRHHHQDRTRLGGL from the coding sequence ATGATGACAGGCCTTCACTCTGCCTTCTCAGCCACGCGAACCAACAGCATCCTGGGAGGCAACCAGAAGGCTCTGACCTTTGATAGGCTCCTAGTCAATGCAGGAAGTGACTTCAACCCGGACACGGGTCACTTCCGCTGCAGAGTCCCTGGGGCCTATTACTTCTCCTTCACCGTGGGGAAGTATCCCAAGAAGATGCTGTCCGTCATTCTGGTGAAGAACGGGCAGGAGGTGCAGGCTGTGGCCTACGACGACTACAGGAACAAAGGGCGTAAGGTCCAGAGTCAAAGTGTCATGATCAGCCTGAAAGCCATGGACACAGTGTGGCTGATGTTGCAGGACAGTCCTCAGTATGCTCTGTACAGCAGTGCGGGCCCTTACATCACCTTCACTGGATACCTGGTGTACCCTGACATCTCTGCCACCCGTCACCTCAGCAACCACCTATCCACACCGGCTCAGCCCTACCTAAACTGCCCCCCGCCTGCAGACCCCGCGGACGGCCGGGGTGGCGCCGAGGTGCCTCGCTCGGCCTTCTCCGTGGCCAGGACGTCCCCGTTTCTGGGGGAGAACGGGCGCCAGGAGAAGGAGCCCCTGGCGTTCGACGTGGAGTACGTCAACATAGGCGGGCACTTCAACATGACGTCCGGCCGCTTTGACTGCCGCCACCCGGGGGCCTACTATTTCGCCTTCACGGTGGGGAAGCACCCGCGCCGGGCCCTGTCGGTGAAGCTGATGACGGGCCAGGGCGACGTGCAGGCCATGGTGTTTGACGAGGACACGTCCAGGAGGAGGGAAATGCAGAGCCAGAGCCTCCTCCTGTCACTGCGTGTGGGCGACAGCGTGTGGCTCTACAGTCAGCAGGATGAGCGCTACGCCGTCTACAGCAACCAGGGGCGTTACACCACGTTCTCCGGGTTTCTGGTTTACCCAGACGTTGAGCAGCGTTCCAGGCCCATCGCCCCACGCCATCACCACCAGGACAGAACTCGTTTGGGAGGGCTCTGA